One Aegilops tauschii subsp. strangulata cultivar AL8/78 chromosome 7, Aet v6.0, whole genome shotgun sequence genomic window carries:
- the LOC109781073 gene encoding uncharacterized protein, translating into MGRTNKSSLALACLLALLLVQLPRGARADGDLCGKVKCGMGSCGESGDYMFGFACRCNPGWRRYHLGDVDFPFLPCVIPNCTINYSCQDGPSPPAPAPPPPAAPPLTNLSVYDPCLMQYCGGGTCEKVESSAFAHRCACPDGFKNLLDDAAYPCYRQCSLGSGCSDLGIGILNGSDPSTSPPAPVSFTVQKSGAAGGSAPPAHGLLGLLILISFFWAHSFVN; encoded by the exons ATGGGGCGCACCAACAAGTCCTCCCTCGCGCTGGCGTGCCTGCTCGCCCTGCTGCTAGTGCAGCTACCCCGAGGAGCCCGTGCAGACGGGGATCTGTGCGGCAAGGTGAAGTGCGGCATGGGGAGCTGCGGCGAGTCCGGCGACTACATGTTCGGGTTCGCCTGCCGCTGCAACCCGGGGTGGAGACGGTACCATCTCGGCGACGTGGACTTCCCCTTCCTCCCCTGCGTCATACCAAACT GCACCATCAACTACTCGTGCCAGGACGGGCCGTCTCCTCCGGCTCCGGCACCGCCGCCGCCAGCAGCGCCACCGCTGACAAACCTCTCAGTCTACGACC CTTGCTTGATGCAGTACTGCGGGGGCGGCACCTGCGAGAAGGTGGAGTCCTCGGCGTTCGCGCACAGGTGCGCCTGCCCCGACGGCTTCAAGAACCTCCTCGACGACGCCGCCTACCCCTGCTACCGCCAGT GCTCCCTGGGATCAGGCTGCTCCGACCTCGGGATCGGCATACTCAACGGGTCCGACCCGAGCACGTCGCCGCCAGCACCCGTCTCCTTCACCGTCCAGAAGAGCGGCGCTGCAGGCGGTTCAGCACCACCGGCGCACGGGCTGCTGGGGCTCCTCATACTGATTTCCTTCTTCTGGGCCCACAGTTTTGTGAATTAG